The Drosophila innubila isolate TH190305 chromosome 3R unlocalized genomic scaffold, UK_Dinn_1.0 2_E_3R, whole genome shotgun sequence genome has a segment encoding these proteins:
- the LOC117790291 gene encoding uncharacterized protein LOC117790291 — protein MNASELVTDNYHSIRLLYYFSKLWDLWGNFNLHLTTYIERGYNEYFAGFCSVQWFAPPQRRGRRVNRNDLDELDELEDLDEEVLEFGDGDGDGDGQDLYRWLHMSCIFRASYFGNRTPN, from the coding sequence ATGAACGCTAGCGAATTGGTCACGGATAACTATCATTCAATAAGGCTGCTCTATTACTTCAGCAAGCTGTGGGATCTCTGGGGCAACTTCAACCTGCATCTGACCACGTACATTGAGCGAGGATATAACGAGTACTTTGCCGGCTTCTGCAGCGTACAATGGTTTGCTCCACCCCAGAGAAGGGGCAGAAGAGTCAATCGGAATGACCTGGATGAGCTGGATGAGCTGGAAGACCTGGATGAGGAGGTGTTAGAGTTTGGCGATGgggatggcgatggcgatggccaGGATCTATATCGTTGGCTACACATGTCGTGCATATTTCGTGCGTCCTATTTCGGTAACAGAACGCCAAATTGA